In Methanomassiliicoccus sp., the genomic stretch GTGATGTTCCCCGGGAACAAGTTCACCGGTAAGCTCGCCCCGGAGATGACCAGGCTTGAAAATAAGGGCATCATCAAGGTGATCGACCTGGTCATGATAATGAAGGATGGCAATGGGAACGTGAGGACCATGGAACTCCGAAACCTCGGTGGGGAGGAGGGAGAGGCGTTCAAGGCCTTCTCCGGCAATATCAAGGAATGGTTCGCCGCGGAGGATCTGGAAGCCATTGGAGACATGCTCCCGAACAACAGCTCGGCCGCCGCATTGCTGTTCGAGAATACCTGGGCTCAGGACTTCAAGGAGGCAATGCTGGAAGCGGATGCCAAATTGGTGAGCCAGGGCCGGATCCCTCACGAGCTGGTGATGGCGGCCATGAAGCAGAGGATCACGGATGGAGGTGAATAGATGCGCGGAAGGGGAGCAGCGCTCCTGATCGGGATGAGGGCCGGGCAAGCTCGAGCGGAGGCGGCGACGCAGCAGCAACAGCAAGCTGCCCAGGCCCAGCAGCAGGCGTACGAAAAAGGCCGCACAGAAGCCCAGCAGGCTGCACCACCGGCGAGCGCCCCACCTCCGGCACCACCTGCCGGCGGTCAGGATCTCACTGCCCAGCTCCAGAACCTGGCCAGCTTGCACTCTCAGGGTGTCCTGAGCGACGAGGAGTATGCCGCGGCGAAGAAGAAGCTGTTAGGTTGAACGTCAGACCATGCGGGGCCTAGGAAAATGACCTAGGTTCCGCGCCCCGCTTTTTTACCGCCAGCTCATAAAAGGTCGCCCATGGGCTTTGATTGACGTGGCTGGCTTGGCTCAAGGCCCCTGAAAGGTGGCCAGCAGGGAGCGCCGAACGGTCCTGTTGCGCTCATCTGCTGGTCGAACCGGTCAGGTCATAGGGGACCGACACCGTGCCCAGGAAAGTATCGAAATAGGCCGTGCCCACGAGCCGCCAGTTGATCACGTTGTTGGTCAGATAGGACCAAGCGGTCTGGGCCGCCCCCGAGTAGGAGACATTGAATGGCTGGGACACCACCACCGATCCTCCAGCCGGGATGTTGACCTTCTCCAGGTTCTGCCCCGTCCCCAGGCTCACGTTGTTAATGAACAGCGTATAATCGGTCCGATCAAGGGTCGCCATGTTGGTCGTGGGATTGGTGAACCGGAGGGAGACGTTTAGGACTGCCGTCGAAAGGTTTAGGCTCTCAACGCTCACCCCGTCCACGCTTACCTGGATATTTCTGAGGGCATCCCTCTGCTGGAACTGCTGGTATCCAAAGACCCCGACCACGGCGATGACCACTATGATGATCGCCACCACTGCGATGACCCATCCTTTCAAGCTTTTCACCTCTCGCTCAAGTACCTCTCCCTATGACACTGATTTTTCAGCTCATCTTATATTACACCTCCCTCGGTTCCTACCGTCCGCGCCATGGTCGGCGTAGCCATCCTAGCGTGCAAGGCCGACCTGTGGTCGCCGGGCACGCCTAGATCGATTCGCATGACAGTATGGCATTTTGGCCGGTCGCGCCCTCCATTGCTGAGCATTGACAGTTACGCATACCGCTCTAGGTTCAGCTCATCGGTGCTTTCGTGCAAACCACGGGAGCGTTCTTGGCTATGGGTCGGGATCACCCATCGATCAATCGAGCGGCTGCCCCCAGCCATCACGATAGAAATTATAATCGATAGGCCTCCGCTCCGGCCGCACCACCTGCTGGGCCTTCTGTTTGTCGGAGAGCAGGTGGTCGTCCTCCCCTGGATATCCGCAAATGATGAAAGTAATGACCACATAGTCGGCCGGTATCCCCAGCACCACCCGGGCCATGACTGGGTCGAACCCGGCGATGGGGTGGGCGATGAGCCCCAGCTCGGTCGCCTGCAGCAACATCTCTCCAACTCCCAGGCCGCAGCCGAACTGATAATAGTCTCGCCCCTCGCTCATCCGGCAGTCCTCGGACGGCTTGGCCGCGAGGACGAGGATCAGCGGGGCCCCGGTGGCCCATGCGTTCCCCCGACTGAGGCATCCTCTGATTTTGGGGAGCGCTTCGCCGGAACACACCACCAGCCTCCATGGCTGGTTGTTGTTGCAGCTCGGGGCCAGGCGCATGGCCTCGACCATCGTTCTTACCTTTACCTCCTCCACCGGCCGGGGATCGAATACCCTCACCGCCCGGCGCCGCTGAACCGCTTCCCTGACCTCCATGTGTTCCTCGGACTGAGAACGCAGTGTTGGCCAATATCTTTACCGGCGGCTCAGGGCGTCCGCACGCCGCCTGAGGGGCCAAAAGTGCCATCAGGGGATAGGCTAAACCTTTTATCAGTAAGGTCGTTATCAGGTATTCCTTTCGGGAGAACTTCTTTAAAACCACCATACCTCCTGACCGTGGTTCTAAGGCCATCTCTTGAGACGTTACCAATAAAATCGATTGCCTTTATCAAATTGCTTTTTCCACTATTATTTGCACCAACTATTACAGTCAGGGGAGTAAGAGTAACATCAGCATTTTTTTTTATGCTTCGGAAATTATTCAAATAGATCCTTTTTATCATATTAATATGCTCTAGTGTAAATGGATTACGTATCCTTTAATCTACCCCTCCTCTTCAATTTTACATAACATGAGTCGAGAAAGCTATTGATTCGTAAGAGGGAGCATGCTTTTCTGATCCCATAATGCGAATCTTTCATAATCTTAGCTCAATTAGCATAATGCCCAATTCGAATTGCTGCCCTATATCTCAAAATCATCACGTATTTTTCACTCCTTCCTGACGAACCGGCACTGGCAGTTCAGCTTCGAGCACGGCAACATGCCGAGCTCTTCCAAAATGTCCCGGTTGTTCGCTTCCTTGATGGTGATCAGCACATCGGCCAAGAATTGCATCATCGAACAATCGTCCCTGGCCTCGACCGGCAGGGCGCCGGCCATGTGCTCGTACAATGCTTCAACAAACTTCTCGAATCGAATGTCGCCCATAGTAATTCTCCATCGTATGATCAGGATGACGGCGATAGGGTTTAGGTATACTTCGGTGACAGGTGAGCGAAAGTGCTCACCTTATTTTGAGTGAAATCTAAGGGTTTAGAAAAATAGCTGGCCGTTGCGTTTTTCCCGAGATTCCGTTTCCGATAAAAATAACGGGGCGGGCCCGAAAGTGTCAATCTTTCCTTTAATGTTGATATTAAAAATTGGCCGCCGCGTCATCCTCGCTACAGACGCGGCAGGCTTTTAGCTCATCAGAGCCCGCTGATGTTGGTGTCCGCGATAGTTAAGGTTATTGTCATACCATTTGTATCGGTAAGTACCGACTTCAAAATGCATGTGGAGATTGACCAATCATCCTCAGTATATGTGGATGTAACCGTTCTCGTATGGTAGCAATCCCTTGAGCCAAGAGATGTTTGGATGGTCTCCTCTCCGAGATTTGTAAAAGTTGTCGTTGAATCGGTGTTGGATGAATCATAGGTATCCTCCACCTGCCAAACATGATTGACAAGATTCACATTCTGGGATTCCGAATGGGTCTGTCCATTCAAGGTAATGGACGTCGTCATGGTCATGCTGGTCGAGGTTACGTTCGAGTAGGTTATGGTACAACTACCAATGAGGGATTTGGAATCATTGGTGACAACCATCTTGTAATTAGCATAGCTGCCGTTCACCACCATCGGAATAGACTCGCTGCCGGTCGTGGTGCCAGTGGGCATCAGGAATATCATTGTTGCCGCAAGGACGATGATGCATCCAATGATGATCACGACGACTATCAATGCGATGTTGTTATTCTTTGGCTTGATGGGACGGAGCTCATAGCCCTCTGGAATGATGCCATAATTGCCATCATCCGGTGGTCTCACAGCCTCGTTCATCATTGCTCTTTCCTCAGGATAGATATCCTGGTATCTTGGCTTCTCGGCCCGCTCATCTGCCTTTGGCATCGGGTACTTGCCAGTAATGATGGGCTGCGAAATTTCCTTGCGATCAGGAATCTCAGTCAACAGCTTGGTCCCGCATTTGTAGCAGTACGCCGATCCGTTGGGGTTTTCACTACCGCATTTGGAACAGAACACCATTCTTCAACTCCCCGCGGTAGAATGCCATAAAATAAGCTTAAAAACCGCTGTTCATGGTTTCACTTGCAGATATTACGGAAGTCAACGGACGGGCCGAGTCCTGGCTTCCTTTAGGCGCTACAGCTAGGACGTGGTGTCCCCCTTCATTGCAGAGCAATGAGCGATTTAGACCAACATATTCACATTCTTGACATCGCCCTTTACCACTTCGACATTGTAAGTGCCGCCGGTCGCTCCTAACCCTCCGCCTTCTGTCTGATATTTGACTGTATATGTGGCGGCATCGTCAAAAAATATCGGTGCGTACTCGATGGTCTTCTTGTTAAGGGGATCAAGAGTACCTTTGAAAATCTGAAATCCGTTCACCCAGATAGTAAGAATAACTGAGTTGGCGACATGTGAGCTCTGAGCGTTGACATATATCGTGGCTGTGCGGCCGAACCAACCACTGCCAGCAACGCTAGAGTAGGCGAAAGCAACAATCAATACCCCGATTATGATCATAGTCATTGCTGCAAGCACTAGATTCGAGTTTTTTCTGTCATTGTAGGGGCCAGGGTTCCTCGTGCTTGCCCATTGAGGGATTGGTTGCCGATTCACAGAATGGGGATTGGCAATATTCTGAACCTGTTGGATCGGGGATCCACAAGCAAAACAGAATCTGTTGTTGTCTCTGTTCGCTTTTCCACATTGTATGCAGTAGACCATCTGAGGTTTACTTCCGCCATTCAACTCATTGGCACACAAGTTGCAGAATGTAGATCCATCAGGATTCTGCTTTCCACACTTACTGCAGTAGACCATTAGCAGCTTCCCCGGCTAGAGGAGTTAATTATTCCACTTTAAGCTCGCTGTCCATAATTGCATTCGTTGAGAGATAGCAAATCGTGAACGTCTTGATTTCTTTGATGCTGGGCTGGAAAAGTGTGAGCAAGCACTCACAAGGACTCGATTCTATTCAAACCAACACATTCAGGTATATCACTCGCTTCTGTTATCATCCGCATTATGGCCCCCGCCTGCCATCAATGCCAAGCGATCATCGAGCAGCTGCAGCTCGAAGACCGGGGGCAAGAGGCAAGATGCCCCATCTGCGTCTGTCACTATATTCGAGGTAGACACTGGGTCCTCGATGAGGCGGGCTTCCCGGTCAACGAGCGTTGGGAAGTGAGCACACGGCCGGCGTACTGCACACAATGCAACTGGGCCGGCCCCATGAGATCGATCATGAACCGGACGGACGATTGCTTCCCCCACCGGTCCCGAAGTGCGGTGCCGTGGTCGCGAACCGGAAGGGCGAGGAGTAACGATTGAAATCAAGATTTGTTCATGCTATCCAGTTGCAGAGACAAAAGACAACGATTACATATTTTGGCAAAACTGATGATTGATTGTTTATTAATAACTGGTGATATAAATATTTATAATCAATAATCAAATACTAAGTATCGGGAGCCGCTCATAATCAAAGCGGAAAGTTGGAGAGTTCCAGGAGCTAGAGCGCATGAGCGCAGCGGTTGAAAAGATTTCAAGAATCGGTTGTCTGATCGTTGTAACGCTGCTGTTGAGCAGCTTGTTGACTGTGGCGTTAACGAGCACTGTCAACGCATCGACATCAGGAGATTATGATTACGCTCTTATCGATGATGGTAGAAGCGTGATGATCACCGGTTACCACGGTACCGAGGATTCTGTGACCATACCATCTACTCTCGGCGGCAAGCCGGTCACGAGCATCGGATACCAGGCGTTCGCCCATACTTCGATGACCTCTCTGGTAATACCTAATTCGGTCACAACGATAGAGAATTACGGGTTCGCGTACTGCTCAATGACCTCAGTGACCATTCCTGACTCGGTTACGAGGATGGGGAACTGGGCGTTCGCCGAATGCCCATACTTAACCTCCGTGACCATACCTGACTCAGTCACGAGAATTGGCGATGGAATGTTCGATAGATGCCGTTCCCTCACATCTGTGACCATACCTGACTCAGTCACAAGCATCGGAAATTCGACGTTCAATCTCTGCTTCTCCCTGAATTCAGTGGACATACCCAGCTCAGTCGCAAGCATCGGGGACGGTGCGTTCTATAGTTGCTCCGCTCTGGTATCCATAGTCATACCAGACTCGGTCGCAAGTATCGGAGACTGGGCATTCTCCTACTGCTCCTACCTGTACACCTTAACTATTGGCAACAACGTGACAAGCATCGGAGAAGATGTGTTCAGCAACTGCCCCCTGGCCTCCATAACAATACCCAGCTCCATCACGAGCATTAGTGTTGGGGCCTTCGAGGGTTGTTCTTCCTTAATCTCTGTGATTATGCCTGACTCGGTCACAAGCATCGGAGATGCCGCGTTCATGGATTGTTCTTCCCTGAAATCCATAACCATACCCAGCTCCGTCACTAGCATAGGGTATCTTGCGTTTGCTAACTGCTTCTCCCTGACATCCATATACTTCGACGGCAACGCTCCAACGGTCGGCAGTGGTTGGGCGTACGGCAGTGTTGTATACTATCGCGAAGGCGCCACCGGCTTCACCACACCGACATGGGAAGGCGTCAGAGCCATTCCCATATTCTCTTCGACAGATTTCGATTATATCCTAATTAACAATGATGCGGGTGTGTCAATCGCTGGCTACCACGGTGCCGGTGGTTCCGTGGTCATACCGTCCACTATCGACGGCAAGCCGGTCCT encodes the following:
- a CDS encoding DUF6325 family protein; this translates as MKERESVMGPVDYMVVMFPGNKFTGKLAPEMTRLENKGIIKVIDLVMIMKDGNGNVRTMELRNLGGEEGEAFKAFSGNIKEWFAAEDLEAIGDMLPNNSSAAALLFENTWAQDFKEAMLEADAKLVSQGRIPHELVMAAMKQRITDGGE
- a CDS encoding SHOCT domain-containing protein; translated protein: MRGRGAALLIGMRAGQARAEAATQQQQQAAQAQQQAYEKGRTEAQQAAPPASAPPPAPPAGGQDLTAQLQNLASLHSQGVLSDEEYAAAKKKLLG
- a CDS encoding LEA type 2 family protein, translating into MKGWVIAVVAIIIVVIAVVGVFGYQQFQQRDALRNIQVSVDGVSVESLNLSTAVLNVSLRFTNPTTNMATLDRTDYTLFINNVSLGTGQNLEKVNIPAGGSVVVSQPFNVSYSGAAQTAWSYLTNNVINWRLVGTAYFDTFLGTVSVPYDLTGSTSR
- a CDS encoding nitroreductase family protein → MEVREAVQRRRAVRVFDPRPVEEVKVRTMVEAMRLAPSCNNNQPWRLVVCSGEALPKIRGCLSRGNAWATGAPLILVLAAKPSEDCRMSEGRDYYQFGCGLGVGEMLLQATELGLIAHPIAGFDPVMARVVLGIPADYVVITFIICGYPGEDDHLLSDKQKAQQVVRPERRPIDYNFYRDGWGQPLD
- a CDS encoding AAA family ATPase, yielding MIKRIYLNNFRSIKKNADVTLTPLTVIVGANNSGKSNLIKAIDFIGNVSRDGLRTTVRRYGGFKEVLPKGIPDNDLTDKRFSLSPDGTFGPSGGVRTP
- a CDS encoding zinc ribbon domain-containing protein, with protein sequence MVFCSKCGSENPNGSAYCYKCGTKLLTEIPDRKEISQPIITGKYPMPKADERAEKPRYQDIYPEERAMMNEAVRPPDDGNYGIIPEGYELRPIKPKNNNIALIVVVIIIGCIIVLAATMIFLMPTGTTTGSESIPMVVNGSYANYKMVVTNDSKSLIGSCTITYSNVTSTSMTMTTSITLNGQTHSESQNVNLVNHVWQVEDTYDSSNTDSTTTFTNLGEETIQTSLGSRDCYHTRTVTSTYTEDDWSISTCILKSVLTDTNGMTITLTIADTNISGL
- a CDS encoding leucine-rich repeat domain-containing protein, whose product is MSAAVEKISRIGCLIVVTLLLSSLLTVALTSTVNASTSGDYDYALIDDGRSVMITGYHGTEDSVTIPSTLGGKPVTSIGYQAFAHTSMTSLVIPNSVTTIENYGFAYCSMTSVTIPDSVTRMGNWAFAECPYLTSVTIPDSVTRIGDGMFDRCRSLTSVTIPDSVTSIGNSTFNLCFSLNSVDIPSSVASIGDGAFYSCSALVSIVIPDSVASIGDWAFSYCSYLYTLTIGNNVTSIGEDVFSNCPLASITIPSSITSISVGAFEGCSSLISVIMPDSVTSIGDAAFMDCSSLKSITIPSSVTSIGYLAFANCFSLTSIYFDGNAPTVGSGWAYGSVVYYREGATGFTTPTWEGVRAIPIFSSTDFDYILINNDAGVSIAGYHGAGGSVVIPSTIDGKPVLSIREKAFINCHSLTSITIPHSVTSIGNEAFDNCSSLTSVAIPDSVTSMGNHAFALCGTLTSVTIGSGVTSIGGFAFDGCSSLTTATVSVDNPEYTSIDGVVYDKAVTTVIIFPLAKSSLTIPDSVISIEDWAFRYCPDLTSVTIGNSVTKIGESAFRSCSSLTSVTIGNNVTYIEDKAFADCPSLTSITFKGDNAPTYVERNWIDGTPAEIRGYALSSSNFPPAGERFVGLIMGSPWDISPNTINITAVPSQPNDLEADVDNGSIVLYWSVLSSDGGSNITGYKVYRGTDCSSMNLVGEVNTASYRDTNVTDGVTYYYYVVAVNGVGNSSASEIVSKKFVASAITTTEPRYWDTSLVVIVAIIVGLIVIPIAYGVIYLKHNKG